One Mycobacteriales bacterium genomic window, GCCGCTGTTCACCGAGGGCCCTCTCGGTCGCCCGGCGCAGCGCCCGACCCTCGCTTACGTTCGGAATTAGCAACAGCGGCAGCGAGAACACGCCTACCAGGTCGAGCGTGGCACCGGAGACCGATGCCAGCGCGGCACCGAGCACGAGAGCGTCACTCCCCTCCGGGGAGCCGTCTGAGCCGACGACTATGTGCTTGACCTCGAACACGATCGAAACGAAGCATCGCCTTCGACCGCCTTGGAGGCATCCGGAGCCGTCCGACTCGGTCATCCGTAGTTCACACCACTCGCGGATCGTTCACGTCCTCACCAGGACGAGGTCCCCTGGCATGACCGGTGCTGCTGGCGGCCGCGGGATCTGCGGCTTGGAGCCGGGCTGCTTGGGCGGTGGTTCGGTCGAGCGCCGGATCGCAGAATGGCGCGTGGTTGACGAGTGCGGTCGGACGGCGCGAGCTGCAATGCGGAAGTCACGACCGGCTGCTCGAACCCTGCCTCGTCTCAGCCTGTCGGGTCGCAACCGTTCGGCCTGGCGATCGACCGCTCCGCTTCCGCGTTCGTCGCGAGGGGCAGCGCTACGGCCGCGGGGGAAACGTCAGGTCGACGACTGAACGCGCCGGGCGATCTGCCGCAGTTTCTTGTCCAGCGTGAGCAGCACCGAGTCGGTCATGATCGCCGTCGCAAGCGACATCGCGTCCGGGAGCCGCAGCGACTGATGTTCCGCTCGTAGCACTGCCGCGCGCCGCGCGACTGCGCGATCGATCGGGACGATCGAGATCCCGGCGGCGTCGAAGAACCCATCGACGGTTGCGTCGGTGCCGTGTCGCAGTGGTCGCACGATGACCTCGGCGTATACCGTCGCTGCGGTGAGCAGCTCGTCGCCGGCCGCTAATCGTGGCCGCAGTTCCGCGACTGCCGTGGCGTGTTGATCGTCCCCGGGGTCTAGGAACGCGATCACGATGTCTGCGTCCATCGCTACGCGCGCCACTCGTCACGCAGCCGATCTAGATAGCCGCGTGGGTAAGTGCCTGCCGGGAGACTGCCGGCGAAGCGGTCGATGACGTCTTCGGCACGCTCGACCTCGATCCGGCCGTGACCGATCGCTCGGATGACGACCTCGTCCCCTGCGGCCAGGCCGGCATCCTTGAGAACGCTCACGGGGAGCGTGACTTGATGCTTTCGCGAAACCCTGCTCATCGCTTTACTATTCTATCACCTGGTAAAGCAAACTCCGGGGTCTTCGGCGAAGATGGCCAGCTTCAGGTCTTCGATGTCTGGGAGAGCCAGGAGGCGTTTGATGAGTTCGTGACATACCTCGGGCCGGTCATGGAGGAGCTCGGCATCGAGCTGGCGCAGCCACCCACGATCAGGCCGATTGTGGACCTTGTCCAGCAATAGCGCTGAAGTCCACGAGCACTCGAACGCAACGGGGCAAGGGCACTCGCGGCGACCGAAGCAGTCTCGTCGCGTTCGTGCGCGCACCCGTTCGTCGCCACGAGCGCGGCCGACGGTCTTGAGCGCCGCGAGCTGCGGGCGAGTGCCGCGCTAACCGCGCCAGGCGGGAAGTCTGCCGCACCTCCGCGACGCTCGTAGCACCTGCAGAGCAGGTCTCTCGTGACCGATCACTCGCTTCGGTAGCGCGGCTGACCGGGTGCTGCTGCGCTACCGGGTCGCTGAACGAGCCTACCCCTGCGGGCTTCGCGCGTTATCTCAGGGTGATGGTCTTGCTGGTC contains:
- a CDS encoding PIN domain-containing protein; the encoded protein is MDADIVIAFLDPGDDQHATAVAELRPRLAAGDELLTAATVYAEVIVRPLRHGTDATVDGFFDAAGISIVPIDRAVARRAAVLRAEHQSLRLPDAMSLATAIMTDSVLLTLDKKLRQIARRVQSST